A region of the Oncorhynchus clarkii lewisi isolate Uvic-CL-2024 chromosome 4, UVic_Ocla_1.0, whole genome shotgun sequence genome:
GACAGGGACGCACCTTGCTGGGGATAGAAGAGACCTCATCCTGGAAGAGAGGCCAGATCTCcaaggaggaaaggaaggggAACTCAGAGAGAGCTTGCCTGACCTCGGAGCTCTTCTTCTGGGGCAGGAGACAGAGACGACCAGACCGAGCTCCTCATCTCCCCATAGTATCCTTACAAACTCCCCATTGACCTCGATCTCCCCGTCAGTATGGAGATCCAGCAGAGACGCTTCATCGCTGCCCCCTAGTGGTCTGGAGGCCGCTGGCCCTGCATCTCCACACCCCCAAGATGGAGAGACAGCGTTTGCTCTCCCAGACCCCCTCCTGCCCGACCTTGGACCAGCCCTGACAGGATCCTCCAGACAGGATGACCCTGACAGCCTCTGGACTGAACCACTACAGCAAAATGGGGGTGAGTATGCAGTATGCTATGGTCCAATGAGTACATACTGGATATGTTAGAGACAGCCACTGGGATCTCAGCCACCTGGAGTGAGTCTACTCTACAGATGCACTTGAGGGCCACATTCTATGTTGAGTTtttgcacacgcacacaccaaaaCACTTGCTCTGCCTCACAACAAGGTAAGGTGCTGCTCTAGCTGTTGTTGTGTCACATCATAGAATTCCATTACACGGGTTGCCTGTTTGCCTTTCGCTGGGTTTCAATAGGTTTCATTAAAAAGGGAAGGGAAATGAAAGTGACATGTCTAGCTGCAGAGATCTCCTTTGATGATCGGGGgggatggtggggggggggtgaatgctTGGTTTTCCACGCTTCACTTTGAACCTTAGCAGGCAGGGTTCCAGGGAAGCAGTCTAATTACTTTCTATTTCTGATGGTGGAAATAAACCTCACATGACTGCCAGGAGACAGCAATGACAGGGACTGTTATACAAGTCTGGGGAATTCACTCACCCTttatctctatctccctccctccatcaaagAGGAACAGTAAAGACCTAGGCACTGGCAGGGCCAGCCAGGCAGTTTATTACTGTGTGATGCAGTAGAATAGAGGAGTCTGTCTGAGCCAATATGTGTTCCTGATTGTTCCTGCCTGTCTGGCGTCCCTCTAAGGATTGTCTGATAGCGCTACAGGCAGCCTGTTAGCATCCATCAGGGACGTGTGCGTGTATGTACATATACGTATgtgcgtgtatttgtgtgtgtgtgttccagcttCTCTTTGGGGACATGAAGCTTCCCTACAAGGGAAACCAGGCTACCTTGATGAGTAGTATGTAGAAGGAAGGATTTTCTTTTTGGAACACCCTTTTCAAcatggcaaaaaaaataaaaacttcatcaaatcaaatgtatttatatagcccttcttacatcagctgatatctcaaagtgctgtacagaaacccagcctaaaaccccctattagcaagcaatgcaggtgtagaagcacggtggctaggaaaaactcctaggaaaaactcctaggaacctaggaagaaacctcgagaggaaccaggctatgaggggtgccGGGTGGAgactataacagaacatggccaagatgttcaaatgttcataaatgaccagcatggtcaaataataataatcacagtagttgacaagggtgcagcaagtcagcacctcaggagtaaatgtcagttggcttttcatagccgatcattaagagtatatctaccgctcctgctgtctctagagagttgaaaacagcaggtctgggacaggtagcacgtccggtgaacaggtcagggttccatagccgcaggcagaacagttgaaactggagcagcagaacggccaggtggactggggacaggaaggagtcatcatgccaggtagtcctgaggtatggtccCAGGGCtctggtcctccgagagagagaaagaaagagaaataaTTTGAATTAgaaagagcatacttaaattcacacaggacaccggataagacaggagaagtactccagatataacagactgaccctagtcccccgacacataaactgctgcagcataaatactggaggctgagacaggaggggtcaggagacactgtggccccatccgatgatacccccggacagggccaaacaggcaaaCAAACATGACTGAACAGGCAAACAAACATGACTGAAAGAGATGCAGAAATAAACATTTTGATTGAATCTTCATCAACAATTACAAGAATAACCTGTCCCAGAAAGCTGCACCATATGGTGGATCCCTTCCATGGTTATGTTATATTGGATTTAtacctttttttgtgtgtgagcaGAGCAGTTAGAATGTAGTTGAGAACTGGAAGCAGAGCTGTGGGTCTAAAACTCCTCTCTCTTCACCAGTACATAGCATCATGTTTCTAGTCACAGGCTGATATCTAGCAGTCACTGAGCCAATACGAATTGCCTATGGACCATCAGTGAGTCCTGAACCAACATCTGTCGGTGTGTGTATTTTACTAACAGCCGTGGATGCCAGTGCCCCTCCCTTGCAGGACGCGTCCACAGAGGGCACAATGTCATCGGAGGACCTCCCTCTCATCTTCGAGCCCTTTGATGATGTCACACCTGAAGGGGCGGGGGTAGCGACAGCCGTTCTCGCGCCCGGCAActcacagctgtctgtctccatgtctaCCACGGGGATGCTACTGTCAGAGGTGGAGTTCGACCAGGTGGGCACAGGTGACACGGGGCCATCCCGTGTCCCACCACTGGTGCTACCAGATTGGACGTCGCCATGGCAGACATCCGGGGCTGAGATCTCTGAGCCTATCTGTCCTTCTGGTCCACCCATAGACCCTCCCCCTTCAGAGACAGAACAGCCAGGTGAGACTTCTTTCTTTTAATCTTCCTCTTCATTATTCCATTCGTCCTCTTCATCTTTTCACCATGTTGCTTACACTCATACGTTTAGATCTAGAAGTTTCTACAGTAGTATCTAAGGACTAGATGTTGATGTTATACTTCACTATATCCACTATAATGATCCAGCCGTGATGGTTATATTTAGGTGGTAGTGAGACCATACAGAACCCAGAGGAAACCCCGCCCACCTCCGAACCCAACCCTACAAGCATCGCCTCCCAGCAGATCACCATGACAACGGTCACCAAGACAACCAATCTGCCTGTGGTCAAATCAGGTCTGGAGGAACTGGAGTCTGAAGGTAGgagtcacactaacacacacacataatgcacACACATTGTTTACACAATGTAAAGATGAAAGTTCACAATTCAAATTGAAAGGAAGTTGAATCAGCTGTTTTCCTTTTTTTCTTCCTGTAGAGGAGCCAGAGGTGgatgaggaggatgagaacaCAGAGGAGTCAGAGGACAGTGAAGAGGAACAGAAGGAGACCCCTATCCCAGCCCCCACTCAACCTCCCTACAGCCTCATCCCCCCGCCTTCTGTCTGGGTGCAGCGCAATCAGGGCCTGAgtgagaggagacacacacaaatgcatgcgCACATAAAACTAACTTTGGCTCTTTGTGGCCATCAAATATGAGATATTTTCAATTAGGAAAGAAGTGTAATTGAAATAGTGGGTGACAATCTTGTGTGGGTTCAATGTGCTTCAAAGCCACTATTCCTCCCTTTTTTTCAGTGCGTAGCTGGGTGGAACTGATCAGAGAAAAGGTAAGATCACCATTAATGGTCAtgacagaaccatactatcctcaTTATACTTTTAGAAAGTGTGGTCCTTTAGGCTGTTTGGTTATGTAGCAGAGATAATATTGACCCCTATTACCCTTAAATTAGTCAAAAAACATAAACTGGAAGAGTTGTCTCTAAGACTCTGGTCTACAAGTGGTCTGTATTTCCTGTGTGTGGCTAGTTTCTTCTCCTTGCTCGTCCCTCACACACCCCTATCGTTCACGTCTGTCCCTCACCCATGTTCCCTCTCCCTACAGGCAGGGTATGTGTCTGGGATGTTGGCCCCGGTGGGCATTGGCATCATGGGGGCCCTGCTCATCGTTGGGGCCCTCTACAGCATCAGGATGATCCACCGTAAGAGGAGGAACAGCTTCAAACACCAGCGCAGGAGGAAGGCCAGGCACACTGAGGTTAATAAGAATATGCTCACTAGCGCTACACTATTCCTAAAGGATGCATATATCAGCTTGTGGTAGAAATTGCCATTAACTAAGAATTTGCCATTAACCAGTAGTTTAAAGTGGCTTCCTCGTCTCCACACCTTCATCTGTACTGATTTAAAGACATTGGACAGTTTCTTTCCCCTCCTTTGCAGATGAAAGGAGATGGAAGAGACTTTGGACTTATTGAGCTTTATACAACCTTTAACTTCATGTAATGAATGTCCTGACTTTTGGTATTTGCCGTCTTGTCTCCAGCAACCCAGGGAGCCAAGCAGCAACGGCCAGGACCAAGCCATGCTATTGGCTGACAGCTCTGAGGACGAGTTCTGATCCTGCCCACAGCGCTGTGCCTGTAACTGATGAGACTCGGCCCGCGTCGTCGTCGTCATCATATCTCCATGACTACCACATCTCCAATCACTGTGGGCCGATTGGCTATAATTCATCAGAGAGTATTTG
Encoded here:
- the LOC139407305 gene encoding armadillo-like helical domain-containing protein 4, with translation MGKMLFPATLHHLLLVGVCLCVYSTPVPPLHDYAPASQDSGCDGQAGEPMEGEPCVTPATPVSVTSTSVQSGPSDPGRLSYGMAEHMTGSWTDLSENVGAGGGTGPDVMGRKPGGIEPVTQARNVDSHEGISGPGGAKSHGREAETGVASESFSEGKKTHRLPVEAPELNTDKEMKVGPEEDPMEDVPTVTTGAMIASLGERQGMTVAMKTPRAALHGASTAARAPEPDSQTGTHLAGDRRDLILEERPDLQGGKEGELRESLPDLGALLLGQETETTRPSSSSPHSILTNSPLTSISPSVWRSSRDASSLPPSGLEAAGPASPHPQDGETAFALPDPLLPDLGPALTGSSRQDDPDSLWTEPLQQNGAVDASAPPLQDASTEGTMSSEDLPLIFEPFDDVTPEGAGVATAVLAPGNSQLSVSMSTTGMLLSEVEFDQVGTGDTGPSRVPPLVLPDWTSPWQTSGAEISEPICPSGPPIDPPPSETEQPGGSETIQNPEETPPTSEPNPTSIASQQITMTTVTKTTNLPVVKSGLEELESEEEPEVDEEDENTEESEDSEEEQKETPIPAPTQPPYSLIPPPSVWVQRNQGLMRSWVELIREKAGYVSGMLAPVGIGIMGALLIVGALYSIRMIHRKRRNSFKHQRRRKARHTEQPREPSSNGQDQAMLLADSSEDEF